One genomic region from Chloroherpetonaceae bacterium encodes:
- a CDS encoding aconitate hydratase, with the protein MALFDLEMIQAVYQRLPERISAARKLLGRPLSLTEKILYSHLDAATPAKNFQRGKDYVDFNPDRVAMQDATAQMALLQFMQAGRSTVAVPSTVHCDHLITAKVGAGDDLKNANDESKEVYDFLASVSNKYGIGFWKPGAGIIHQIVLENYAFPGGMMIGTDSHTVNAGGLGMVAIGVGGADACDVMAGLPWELKFPKLIGVKLTGKLNGWASAKDVILKVAGILTVKGGTGAIIEYFGDGAIALSCTGKGTICNMGAEVGATTSTFGYDASMSRYLRATGREAVAALADSVAEHLTGDREVYESPEKYFDQVIEINLSELEPHLNGPFSPDIATPISKLKEEAAKNGWPMKVEVGLIGSCTNSSYEDISRAASLAKQVVAKNLKTKAEFTITPGSEQIRYTIERDGFLDVFDKIGAKVFANACGPCIGMWSRMGAEKKEKNTIVHSFNRNFQARQDGNPNTYAFVGSPELVTALAIAGDLGFNPLTDSLINEKGEQVMLDAPTGDELPPQGFDVKDAGFQAPSQNGESIAIRVEPSSTRLQLLASFSAWEGTDLKGLRLLIKAKGKCTTDHISPAGKWLMFRGHLDNISNNMLTGATNFFNDKINSVKNSLSGQYDEVPKVQRAYKAAGIGSIVVGDENYGEGSSREHAAMEPRFLGVRAILVKSFARIHETNLKKQGMLALTFSNKEDYNKVREDDVIDIVGLTSFAPSTPLTVVIHHQDGSTDEILANHTYNENQIEWFKSGSALNLIKLQQQGELA; encoded by the coding sequence ATGGCTTTATTTGACCTCGAGATGATACAAGCTGTTTATCAACGCTTGCCTGAACGCATTTCAGCGGCTCGTAAACTTCTTGGCCGACCGCTCTCCCTAACCGAAAAAATACTCTATAGCCATCTTGATGCCGCCACTCCAGCAAAGAACTTTCAGCGAGGTAAGGATTATGTCGATTTCAACCCTGATCGTGTTGCGATGCAGGACGCAACTGCACAAATGGCACTTCTTCAATTCATGCAAGCAGGTCGAAGTACAGTGGCAGTGCCATCTACCGTTCATTGCGATCACCTCATCACGGCCAAAGTCGGCGCCGGAGATGATCTTAAAAATGCGAACGATGAAAGCAAAGAAGTTTATGATTTTCTTGCCTCTGTCTCGAATAAATATGGCATCGGTTTTTGGAAACCGGGCGCAGGGATTATTCACCAAATTGTTCTTGAAAATTATGCTTTTCCCGGAGGCATGATGATTGGTACCGATTCCCATACTGTCAATGCAGGCGGGCTTGGAATGGTTGCGATTGGCGTTGGCGGAGCCGATGCGTGCGACGTGATGGCCGGCCTTCCTTGGGAATTGAAATTCCCAAAACTGATTGGTGTGAAGCTGACGGGGAAATTAAATGGTTGGGCATCTGCAAAAGATGTCATTCTTAAAGTTGCCGGTATTCTTACCGTTAAAGGAGGAACCGGTGCAATCATTGAGTACTTCGGAGACGGCGCAATCGCGCTTTCATGTACCGGCAAAGGCACAATCTGCAATATGGGCGCAGAAGTCGGTGCTACAACTTCAACCTTTGGTTACGACGCCTCGATGTCTCGCTATCTTCGTGCAACCGGCCGCGAAGCCGTTGCAGCACTTGCCGATTCCGTCGCCGAGCACTTAACCGGCGACCGTGAGGTGTATGAATCGCCCGAAAAGTATTTCGATCAAGTCATTGAAATCAATCTCTCAGAATTAGAACCACACCTGAATGGTCCTTTCTCCCCAGACATAGCCACACCAATTTCTAAACTTAAAGAAGAAGCCGCGAAAAACGGTTGGCCAATGAAAGTTGAAGTCGGATTGATTGGCTCTTGCACCAATTCATCGTATGAAGATATTTCACGCGCAGCTTCTCTTGCCAAACAAGTGGTTGCCAAAAACTTAAAGACAAAAGCTGAGTTTACCATTACCCCGGGTTCGGAGCAGATTCGTTATACCATTGAGCGCGACGGATTTTTGGATGTGTTTGATAAAATTGGCGCAAAAGTTTTTGCCAATGCCTGTGGCCCGTGCATCGGAATGTGGTCAAGAATGGGGGCTGAAAAGAAAGAGAAAAATACCATCGTCCACTCCTTTAATCGAAATTTTCAAGCGCGGCAAGACGGTAATCCTAATACCTATGCCTTTGTGGGCTCACCGGAACTTGTAACAGCCCTTGCCATCGCCGGCGATTTGGGATTCAATCCCCTCACCGATTCACTCATCAACGAAAAGGGTGAACAGGTCATGCTTGACGCGCCAACCGGTGATGAGCTTCCACCTCAAGGTTTTGATGTCAAAGACGCCGGTTTTCAAGCGCCTTCGCAAAATGGTGAGTCCATTGCGATTCGGGTAGAACCAAGCTCAACCCGACTTCAACTTTTAGCTTCCTTTTCTGCTTGGGAAGGGACAGATTTGAAAGGCCTTCGTTTACTCATTAAGGCAAAAGGCAAGTGCACCACCGATCATATTTCCCCAGCCGGAAAATGGCTGATGTTCCGTGGGCATTTGGACAATATTTCAAACAATATGCTTACCGGTGCAACAAACTTTTTCAACGATAAAATTAACTCGGTAAAAAACAGTCTTTCAGGTCAATATGACGAAGTTCCCAAAGTGCAGCGTGCATACAAAGCTGCGGGAATTGGCTCAATTGTCGTTGGAGATGAAAATTACGGTGAAGGCTCCTCACGCGAACATGCGGCAATGGAACCAAGGTTTCTGGGTGTTCGTGCCATTTTGGTGAAATCTTTTGCACGCATTCATGAAACCAACTTGAAAAAGCAAGGCATGCTCGCACTTACCTTTTCAAACAAAGAGGATTATAACAAGGTGAGAGAAGATGATGTAATCGATATTGTTGGGCTTACGAGCTTTGCACCGAGCACTCCGCTTACCGTTGTGATTCATCATCAAGATGGAAGCACAGACGAGATTTTGGCAAATCATACTTACAATGAAAATCAAATCGAGTGGTTTAAATCAGGCTCCGCGTTGAACCTTATCAAACTTCAACAGCAAGGCGAATTGGCTTAA